One region of Coregonus clupeaformis isolate EN_2021a chromosome 31, ASM2061545v1, whole genome shotgun sequence genomic DNA includes:
- the lrrc20 gene encoding leucine-rich repeat-containing protein 20 isoform X1: MSEIRRPSIMAEAVANVARRVNATVEEEKDTLDLSNCKLISFPDGVFRVLNSVAEKIHIVTLADNEMKGVTGKFFKTFTQLRELDLHGNVITKLPDVVGELEHLTSINLANNKLSVFPERLTEIQSLERINLEGNDITELPMEKLQAMPALKWINLKSNPLDNNLLTAIQQFPQTFEIQTTTDN; the protein is encoded by the exons ATGA GTGAGATACGTAGACCTAGCATAATGGCAGAGGCTGTGGCCAATGTTGCCCGGAGAGTCAATGCGAcagtggaggaggagaaagaTACTCTGG ATCTGTCGAACTGCAAACTGATCAGTTTCCCAGATGGCGTATTCAGGGTCCTCAACAGCGTTGCAGAGAAGATACACATCGTCACGTTGGCTGACAATGAGATGAAGGGAGTTACTGGCAAATTCTTCAAAACCTTCACTCAATTGAGAG AACTGGACTTGCACGGCAATGTGATCACTAAACTGCCAGACGTAGTTGGGGAGCTGGAGCATCTGACCAGCATCAACTTGGCCAACAACAAGTTGTCTGTCTTCCCTGAGAGACTGACGGAGATCCAGTCACTGGAAAGGATCAACCTGGAAGGGAATGATATCACTG AACTCCCCATGGAAAAGTTGCAGGCCATGCCAGCTCTGAAGTGGATCAACTTGAAGTCAAATCCTTTGGACAACAACTTGTTAACTGCCATTCAGCAATTTCCTCAAACATTTGAAATTCAAACTACAACAGACAACTAG
- the lrrc20 gene encoding leucine-rich repeat-containing protein 20 isoform X2 has product MAEAVANVARRVNATVEEEKDTLDLSNCKLISFPDGVFRVLNSVAEKIHIVTLADNEMKGVTGKFFKTFTQLRELDLHGNVITKLPDVVGELEHLTSINLANNKLSVFPERLTEIQSLERINLEGNDITELPMEKLQAMPALKWINLKSNPLDNNLLTAIQQFPQTFEIQTTTDN; this is encoded by the exons ATGGCAGAGGCTGTGGCCAATGTTGCCCGGAGAGTCAATGCGAcagtggaggaggagaaagaTACTCTGG ATCTGTCGAACTGCAAACTGATCAGTTTCCCAGATGGCGTATTCAGGGTCCTCAACAGCGTTGCAGAGAAGATACACATCGTCACGTTGGCTGACAATGAGATGAAGGGAGTTACTGGCAAATTCTTCAAAACCTTCACTCAATTGAGAG AACTGGACTTGCACGGCAATGTGATCACTAAACTGCCAGACGTAGTTGGGGAGCTGGAGCATCTGACCAGCATCAACTTGGCCAACAACAAGTTGTCTGTCTTCCCTGAGAGACTGACGGAGATCCAGTCACTGGAAAGGATCAACCTGGAAGGGAATGATATCACTG AACTCCCCATGGAAAAGTTGCAGGCCATGCCAGCTCTGAAGTGGATCAACTTGAAGTCAAATCCTTTGGACAACAACTTGTTAACTGCCATTCAGCAATTTCCTCAAACATTTGAAATTCAAACTACAACAGACAACTAG